A segment of the bacterium genome:
CCAGATCTCGTACGGCCTCGTCATGCAGGAGCTGGAGCGGGGCGACTCGGGGCTGCGAAGCTTCGCCTCCGTGCAGGGGGCGCTGGTGATGTACCCGATCCACACGTTCGGGAGCGAGGCGCAGAAGGAGCGGTGGCTCCCGGCGCTCGGGGCGGGGAAGGCGGTCGGCTGCTTCGGCCTGACCGAGCCCGACCACGGTTCGGACCCCGCCGGGATGAAGACGAAGGCGGTGAAGGACGGGGATCATTACGTCCTGTCCGGCGCGAAGATGTGGATCACGAACGGCACCGTCGCCGACGTGGCGGTGGTGTGGGCCAAGCTCGACGGCGTCGTGAGAGGGTTCCTGGTCGAAAAGGGGATGAAGGGCTTCTCGGCGCCCGAGATCCACTCGAAGCTCTCCCTGCGGGCCTCCGTCACGGCGGAGCTCATCTTCGACGACGTCCGGGTGCCGGCGGAGAACATCCTCCCCGGCGTGCAGGGGCTGAAAGGCCCCCTCATGTGCCTGACCCAGGCACGGTACGGGATCGCGTGGGGCGCGATCGGCGCCGCGATGGCGTGCTTCGACGAGGCGCTCTCCTACACGAAGGAGCGGAGGATGTTCGGCCGGCCGGTCGCCTCCTTCCAGCTCACGCAGGCGAAGCTCGCGGACATGCTGACGGAGATCACGTCGGCGCAGCTCATCGCCCTGCAGCTGGGCCACCTGAAGGAGGCCGGGAAGATGCGCCCGCAGCAGGTGAGCCTGGCGAAGCGGAACAACGTCCGGATGGCGCTCGAGATCGCCCGGACCGCGCGCGGGATGCTCGGGGCCAACGGCATCAGCGACGAGTACCAGACGATGCGGCACATGTGCAACCTCGAGTCGGTCGACACGTACGAGGGGACGTACGAGATCCACACCCTCGTGATGGGGAAGGACGTGACCGGCATCGACGCCGTGTCGTGAGGGAGCGGGGGGATCCCTGCCGGGCCGATCAACACGGTGGACCGGGCGTTGGAGGACCCGAACACCGCCGCGCGGGGGATGGTGGCCGGGAGGGGCGAATCCCACGGCGGGTTCGCTGCGGCTGGTCGGCTCCCCGATGAAGTTTTCCGCGTCCCCCGTGGAGTATCGCCAGGCGCCGCCGCTGCTCGGGGAGCACACGGAAGAAGTGCTCCGCGGGTCTACGTCAGGACGTAGGCGCCGTCCCGG
Coding sequences within it:
- a CDS encoding acyl-CoA dehydrogenase family protein, whose translation is MFKGIDYFDLESGLSSEARMIRDSVRDFVDKEFLPIVRDHYRAGGFPMHIIPMLGEMGLLGSNLKGYGLPGIDQISYGLVMQELERGDSGLRSFASVQGALVMYPIHTFGSEAQKERWLPALGAGKAVGCFGLTEPDHGSDPAGMKTKAVKDGDHYVLSGAKMWITNGTVADVAVVWAKLDGVVRGFLVEKGMKGFSAPEIHSKLSLRASVTAELIFDDVRVPAENILPGVQGLKGPLMCLTQARYGIAWGAIGAAMACFDEALSYTKERRMFGRPVASFQLTQAKLADMLTEITSAQLIALQLGHLKEAGKMRPQQVSLAKRNNVRMALEIARTARGMLGANGISDEYQTMRHMCNLESVDTYEGTYEIHTLVMGKDVTGIDAVS